AGCTTTTAGCCTGAAAATATAAGTGCATTAACAAATAACAGACTTCGCGGTTGCTGAATCAAATCCTAATACTTTTTATTTGGTTGTTTCCATATGTCCCGCAAATCCAGTCACCATGAATATAACCTTCGAAGCTTAAGCAATCTGATGGGGGAGAGAAGGAAGAAACTGGACGACGGTACTGGAGAGCGAAGCCTCATCAAAGCTGCCTCCAGCTCCAGCATCAACAGCCAGGCTACAGCCACCGCTTCCACTGGGGACTTGGAAAGGGCAGCCCGCAAGCAATTCCAGGAGGATGTCACCCCGAGTTTCGTGTACGTCCTGGCGGGTTTCTCTGCGCTGGGTGGCTTTCTGTTCGGCTATGACACCGGGGTAGTATCGGGAGTGATGCTCCTGCTCAAGCGAGAAATGAATTTGAATGCGCTGTGGCAAGAGCTCTTGGTTTCCAGCACGGTCGGCGCAGCTGCTCTGTCAGCCCTGGCAGGCGGGGTGTTGAACGGGTTTTTGGGGCGCAGACCATGTATCTTACTGGCCAGCTTTCTGTTCTCAGTTGGGGCGGTAGTGCTAAGCGTTGCTCCAAGTAAAGAGATTCTGCTCGTAGGACGCGTTGTGGTTGGACTTGGAATAGGTAAGTTTGTATATCCAAATGGGAAATGtagccctttttttgtttgtttgttttatttatttatttattttaaactttcctCTTTACTTATTGTCACATGCTGCGTTTTAAAA
This window of the Polyodon spathula isolate WHYD16114869_AA chromosome 7, ASM1765450v1, whole genome shotgun sequence genome carries:
- the LOC121318330 gene encoding proton myo-inositol cotransporter-like isoform X1; the encoded protein is MSRKSSHHEYNLRSLSNLMGERRKKLDDGTGERSLIKAASSSSINSQATATASTGDLERAARKQFQEDVTPSFVYVLAGFSALGGFLFGYDTGVVSGVMLLLKREMNLNALWQELLVSSTVGAAALSALAGGVLNGFLGRRPCILLASFLFSVGAVVLSVAPSKEILLVGRVVVGLGIGVASMTVPVYIAESAPPHLRGRLVTINTLFITGGQLFASVIDGAFSYLPKDGWRYMLGLSFFPAVLQFFGFLFLPESPRWLIQKGKTQKARRVLSRIRGNQNIDEEYDSIKTGIEDEEKESGGGKLLHTKSTKK
- the LOC121318330 gene encoding proton myo-inositol cotransporter-like isoform X2 — encoded protein: MSRKSSHHEYNLRSLSNLMGERRKKLDDGTGERSLIKAASSSSINSQATATASTGDLERAARKQFQEDVTPSFVYVLAGFSALGGFLFGYDTGVVSGVMLLLKREMNLNALWQELLVSSTVGAAALSALAGGVLNGFLGRRPCILLASFLFSVGAVVLSVAPSKEILLVGRVVVGLGIGVASMTVPVYIAESAPPHLRGRLVTINTLFITGGQLFASVIDGAFSYLPKDGWSTFCHESLLEE